From Primulina tabacum isolate GXHZ01 chromosome 2, ASM2559414v2, whole genome shotgun sequence, one genomic window encodes:
- the LOC142537785 gene encoding uncharacterized protein LOC142537785, with the protein MEEFRNDAYESAKIYKEKTKKWHDKQILRRDFEPGQQVLLFNSRLRLFHGKLKSRWSGQFTVETVYPHGAIELKCNNGQTFKVNGQRVKHYFGNEVRHMENIPMGEPK; encoded by the coding sequence ATGGAGGAATTCAGGAATGATGCATACGAAAGTGCTAAGATATACAAAGAAAAGACCAAGAAATGGCACGACAAGCAGATTCTTCGACGAGACTTCGAACCAGGGCAACAGGTGTTATTATTCAATTCTCGACTGAGGTTGTTTCATGGTAAGTTAAAATCACGATGGTCTGGACAATTCACAGTGGAAACAGTGTACCCACATGGTGCAATTGAGTTAAAGTGCAACAATGGTCAGACATTTAAAGTAAATGGTCAAAGGGTCAAGCATTACTTTGGAAATGAAGTGCGACACATGGAAAACATCCCAATGGGAGAACCAAAGTAG